From a single Spongiibacter taiwanensis genomic region:
- the uvrB gene encoding excinuclease ABC subunit UvrB, whose amino-acid sequence MSKAFKVVSKFEPAGDQPKAIAGLVEGVRAGLHAQTLLGVTGSGKTFSIACVVKELQRPTIVMAPNKTLAAQLYGEFKEFMPENAVEYFVSYYDYYQPEAYVPASDTFIEKDASINDHIEQMRLSATKALMERSDAIIVASVSSIYGLGDPEQYFKMVLHLVRGEQIDQRKLLRRLAELQYTRNDMAFQRGTYRVRGDVIDIFPAESDKNAVRVELFDDEIETITSFDPLTGESYGKLPRVTIYPKSHYVTPRDTLLKAVDKIEEELKQRLDQLRGNDLLVEAQRLEQRTRYDLEMIRELGYCNGIENYSRYLSGREPGEPPPTLFDYLPPDALVVIDESHVTIPQIGAMYKGDRSRKETLVQYGFRLPSALDNRPMKFEEWERLVPQLIFVSATPGPYEEERAARTVEQVVRPTGLVDPEVEVRPATTQVDDLLSEIHLRVAAGERVLVTTLTKRMAEDLSEYLDEHGVKGRYLHSDIDTVERVEIIRDLRLGKFDVLVGINLLREGLDMPEVSLVAILDADKEGFLRSERSLIQTIGRAARNLNGKAILYGDNITGSMRRAIDETERRRAKQMAFNAEHGIVPKGVTKSIADILDAGAVPGAKGGKRRGEQRKVAEPSGDYLLQAESMSQEELVKLMKKLEQEMQAHAKNLEFEAAARVRDKLVEIKQRMFVN is encoded by the coding sequence ATGAGCAAAGCCTTCAAAGTGGTTTCCAAGTTTGAGCCCGCCGGGGACCAGCCAAAAGCGATCGCGGGGCTGGTGGAAGGGGTGAGGGCCGGGCTTCATGCGCAAACCTTGCTGGGGGTGACTGGCTCGGGGAAGACCTTCAGTATCGCGTGCGTGGTAAAAGAGTTGCAGCGGCCAACCATCGTTATGGCCCCGAACAAAACCTTGGCCGCCCAGCTCTATGGCGAGTTCAAGGAGTTCATGCCTGAAAACGCGGTGGAGTATTTCGTTTCCTACTATGACTACTATCAGCCCGAGGCTTACGTTCCCGCCTCTGACACCTTCATCGAGAAGGACGCCTCGATTAACGACCATATCGAGCAGATGCGGCTTTCCGCCACCAAAGCGCTGATGGAGCGCTCCGATGCCATCATTGTGGCATCGGTGTCGTCTATTTATGGTTTGGGTGATCCGGAGCAGTATTTCAAGATGGTGCTGCATTTGGTTAGGGGCGAGCAGATCGATCAGCGCAAACTGCTGCGCCGCCTCGCTGAACTCCAATACACCCGCAACGACATGGCATTTCAGCGCGGGACCTATCGTGTGCGTGGGGATGTGATTGATATCTTTCCCGCGGAGAGTGATAAGAATGCGGTGCGGGTTGAGCTATTCGACGACGAAATCGAAACCATTACCAGCTTTGATCCGCTCACCGGCGAGTCCTATGGCAAGTTGCCCCGGGTGACCATCTACCCCAAGAGCCATTATGTGACTCCCAGGGATACCCTGCTGAAGGCTGTCGATAAGATCGAGGAAGAGCTGAAACAGCGGCTGGATCAATTGCGTGGCAACGATTTGCTGGTGGAGGCTCAGCGTCTTGAGCAGCGTACCCGCTACGATCTTGAGATGATCCGCGAGCTGGGGTACTGCAACGGCATCGAAAACTACTCGCGTTACTTGTCGGGCCGCGAGCCCGGCGAGCCGCCACCGACCCTGTTTGATTATCTGCCGCCCGATGCCCTGGTGGTTATCGACGAATCCCATGTCACGATTCCCCAAATCGGTGCCATGTATAAGGGCGATCGTTCGCGCAAGGAGACGCTCGTTCAGTACGGCTTTCGTTTGCCGTCGGCCTTGGATAATCGGCCGATGAAATTTGAGGAGTGGGAGCGATTGGTGCCCCAGCTCATTTTTGTGTCGGCGACGCCGGGCCCCTATGAGGAAGAGCGGGCAGCGAGAACGGTAGAGCAGGTGGTGCGCCCGACTGGCTTGGTAGACCCTGAGGTAGAGGTGCGGCCGGCTACCACCCAGGTTGATGATTTGCTCTCGGAAATTCATTTGCGAGTCGCTGCGGGGGAGAGGGTGCTGGTGACCACCCTGACCAAACGGATGGCCGAGGACTTGTCCGAGTATTTGGATGAGCACGGTGTAAAGGGGCGGTATTTGCACTCCGACATCGACACGGTCGAGCGGGTGGAGATTATACGAGACCTTCGTTTGGGTAAGTTTGATGTGCTGGTCGGCATTAACTTGCTGCGGGAGGGGCTCGATATGCCGGAGGTGTCTCTGGTAGCCATTCTTGATGCAGATAAAGAGGGCTTTTTGCGTTCGGAGCGCTCGCTGATTCAGACCATTGGTCGAGCGGCAAGGAACCTCAATGGCAAGGCCATTCTCTACGGTGACAATATTACTGGTTCGATGCGTCGCGCTATTGATGAGACGGAGCGGCGCCGGGCGAAGCAGATGGCCTTCAATGCCGAGCATGGCATTGTTCCAAAAGGGGTAACCAAGTCCATCGCGGATATCTTGGATGCCGGTGCCGTTCCGGGTGCCAAGGGTGGCAAGCGTCGCGGTGAGCAGCGCAAAGTGGCTGAGCCCAGCGGTGATTACCTGCTACAGGCCGAGTCTATGTCGCAGGAGGAGCTGGTCAAGCTGATGAAAAAACTGGAGCAGGAGATGCAGGCCCACGCGAAAAACCTGGAGTTTGAGGCGGCGGCCCGCGTTCGGGACAAGCTCGTCGAGATCAAGCAAAGAATGTTCGTCAATTGA
- the thrS gene encoding threonine--tRNA ligase, translating into MPRITLPDGSQRNFDKPVSVFEVAADIGPGLAKATLGGRVNGERRDACDVISDDAELTLFTPKDPDGLEIIRHSCAHLLGHALKQLWPEAKMAIGPTIDSGFYYDIDLDHTLTEEDLDKLESRMKALAATGYEVIKKKVSWDEARAAFSARGETYKIEILERDIARDDQPGLYHHEEYVDMCRGPHVPNMSFCKHFKLLRVSGAYWRGDSNNKMLQRIYGTAFADKKQLAEHLKVMEEAAKRDHRKVGKKLDLFHMQEEAPGMVFWHPKGWSIYQTIEQYMRGKQREQGYREIKTPQVVDISLWEKSGHADKFSDGMFRLSADEREFAVKPMNCPCHVQVFNQGLRSYRDLPLRLAEFGSCHRNEPSGSLHGIMRVRGFVQDDAHIFCTEQQIQEEVAQFIDFLHDVYADFGFSEVIYRLSTRPEQRVGSDADWDRAEQALALALDSKSLPWEELPGEGAFYGPKIEFSLKDCIGRVWQLGTIQVDFSMPGRLGAQYVDEAGERKTPVMLHRAILGSFERFIGILIEHYEGAFPLWLAPVQAVVCNITDKQADFVGNVRDFLQQRGFRVDADLRNEKIGFKIREHTIQKVPYLFVVGDKEVETQTVAVRARSGEDLGSLSLTDLAELLAEGVANRSRANPEN; encoded by the coding sequence ATGCCCCGCATAACCCTCCCCGATGGTAGTCAGCGCAACTTCGATAAGCCGGTCTCTGTGTTTGAGGTCGCTGCGGATATTGGCCCTGGATTAGCCAAGGCAACGCTGGGTGGCCGGGTAAACGGTGAGCGTCGTGACGCCTGCGACGTGATCAGCGACGATGCCGAATTGACCCTGTTTACCCCTAAAGATCCCGATGGTCTTGAGATCATCCGTCACTCCTGTGCCCACCTTTTAGGGCATGCGCTGAAGCAGCTCTGGCCAGAGGCCAAAATGGCCATCGGTCCCACCATTGATAGCGGCTTCTATTACGATATCGATCTGGATCACACTCTGACCGAAGAGGATCTGGACAAGCTGGAATCGCGGATGAAAGCGTTGGCCGCGACCGGTTATGAGGTGATTAAAAAGAAGGTGTCCTGGGATGAGGCCAGAGCGGCCTTTTCGGCTCGCGGCGAGACCTACAAAATTGAAATCCTGGAGCGCGATATCGCCCGGGACGATCAGCCTGGCCTGTATCACCACGAAGAATATGTGGATATGTGTCGGGGCCCCCATGTCCCCAATATGAGCTTCTGCAAGCATTTTAAATTGCTGCGGGTCAGTGGCGCCTATTGGCGGGGCGACTCAAACAACAAAATGCTCCAACGGATATACGGCACTGCCTTCGCTGACAAAAAGCAGCTTGCTGAGCATTTGAAGGTCATGGAAGAGGCCGCGAAGCGGGATCACCGCAAGGTTGGCAAAAAACTCGATCTGTTCCATATGCAGGAAGAGGCACCGGGGATGGTGTTTTGGCACCCAAAAGGCTGGAGCATTTATCAGACCATCGAGCAGTACATGCGCGGCAAGCAGCGCGAGCAGGGCTACCGTGAGATCAAAACCCCCCAGGTAGTCGATATTTCGTTGTGGGAGAAGTCGGGTCACGCCGATAAGTTCAGCGATGGTATGTTTCGCCTGTCGGCAGACGAGCGCGAATTTGCCGTTAAGCCGATGAATTGCCCTTGTCACGTTCAGGTATTTAACCAGGGTTTGCGAAGCTACCGGGATTTGCCGCTGCGCCTGGCCGAGTTCGGCAGCTGTCACCGCAACGAGCCGTCCGGCTCACTGCACGGCATTATGCGGGTGAGAGGCTTCGTCCAGGACGATGCCCATATTTTCTGCACCGAGCAGCAAATCCAGGAAGAGGTCGCCCAGTTCATCGATTTTCTTCACGACGTCTATGCCGACTTTGGTTTTAGCGAGGTCATCTATCGACTGTCGACTCGGCCAGAGCAGCGGGTAGGCAGCGATGCCGACTGGGATCGCGCCGAGCAGGCCCTGGCGCTGGCGCTCGACAGCAAGTCACTGCCCTGGGAAGAGCTGCCGGGCGAAGGCGCGTTCTATGGGCCGAAAATCGAATTCTCTCTCAAAGACTGCATCGGCCGCGTTTGGCAGCTGGGCACCATTCAGGTGGATTTCTCCATGCCCGGCCGCCTTGGCGCGCAATATGTGGACGAGGCGGGCGAGCGCAAAACCCCGGTGATGTTGCACCGCGCGATTCTGGGATCCTTCGAGCGTTTTATCGGAATTCTGATCGAACATTACGAGGGCGCCTTTCCGCTGTGGCTGGCACCCGTTCAGGCGGTAGTCTGTAATATTACCGACAAGCAGGCGGATTTTGTTGGCAATGTTCGGGATTTCCTGCAACAACGGGGGTTTAGGGTCGATGCGGACTTGAGAAATGAGAAAATCGGCTTTAAAATCCGCGAGCACACAATTCAGAAGGTACCGTACCTGTTTGTCGTCGGTGACAAAGAGGTGGAAACGCAAACGGTAGCCGTACGTGCACGTAGTGGCGAGGACCTGGGTTCACTTTCCCTTACTGATCTAGCAGAGCTTCTCGCTGAAGGCGTGGCCAATCGTAGCCGCGCAAACCCGGAGAATTAG
- the infC gene encoding translation initiation factor IF-3 yields the protein MIDQEGTQVGIVSLAEGLKAAEEAELDLVQIADSDPVVCKIMDYGKHVFEAKKQQAAARKNQVRTQVKEVKFRPGTDEGDYQVKLRNLIRFLEHGDKAKVTLRYRGREMAHQELGLQLLQRVEADLAEYGAVEQFPKMEGRQATMVIAPKKKK from the coding sequence TTGATTGACCAAGAGGGCACCCAGGTTGGCATCGTCTCCCTTGCCGAAGGGTTGAAGGCGGCGGAAGAAGCCGAGCTGGATTTGGTTCAGATTGCAGACTCAGACCCAGTCGTCTGCAAAATTATGGACTACGGCAAACATGTTTTCGAAGCCAAGAAGCAGCAGGCTGCGGCTCGAAAAAACCAGGTTCGGACCCAGGTCAAGGAAGTCAAATTCCGGCCCGGGACGGATGAAGGGGATTATCAGGTAAAACTGCGCAACCTGATACGTTTCCTTGAGCACGGGGATAAGGCCAAGGTAACCCTGCGTTACCGCGGTCGTGAGATGGCCCACCAGGAATTGGGCTTGCAGTTGCTACAGCGAGTGGAAGCAGACCTCGCTGAATACGGCGCTGTTGAGCAATTTCCAAAAATGGAAGGTCGTCAGGCAACCATGGTTATCGCCCCCAAAAAGAAAAAGTAG
- the rpmI gene encoding 50S ribosomal protein L35 — protein MPKVKIHSGAAKRFKKTGSGYKRKSAHKSHILTKMTTKRKRQLRGTSAVHKSDKVLVDRMLRAI, from the coding sequence ATGCCAAAAGTAAAGATCCACAGCGGGGCGGCAAAACGCTTCAAGAAGACCGGTAGCGGTTACAAGCGTAAGAGCGCTCACAAGAGCCACATCTTGACCAAGATGACCACCAAGCGTAAGCGTCAGCTGCGCGGCACCAGCGCTGTCCATAAGTCGGACAAAGTATTGGTTGACCGCATGTTGCGCGCCATCTAA
- the rplT gene encoding 50S ribosomal protein L20 yields MPRVKRGVTAHRRHKKILKQAKGYYGARSRIYRVAKQAVIKAGQYAYRDRRVKKRTFRALWITRINAASRANGLSYSRLIAGLKKADIALDRRVLSDIAVHDKEAFASIVERAKAALA; encoded by the coding sequence ATGCCCCGCGTAAAACGTGGTGTGACCGCTCATCGCCGTCACAAGAAAATTCTGAAACAAGCTAAAGGCTACTACGGTGCGCGCTCGCGGATTTACCGCGTTGCCAAGCAGGCCGTTATCAAAGCTGGCCAATACGCTTACCGTGACCGTCGGGTTAAAAAGCGCACCTTCCGTGCCCTTTGGATCACCCGTATCAATGCGGCTTCTCGTGCCAATGGCCTGAGCTACAGCCGCCTGATTGCCGGTCTGAAAAAGGCGGATATCGCACTGGATCGCCGTGTGCTGTCTGATATTGCCGTTCATGATAAAGAGGCGTTTGCCAGCATCGTTGAGCGTGCGAAAGCAGCCCTGGCCTGA
- the pheS gene encoding phenylalanine--tRNA ligase subunit alpha, which produces MDNLSGLAAEAEQKIAAADSVQILDQVRVEYLGKKGAITELLKGLGALSPEARPAAGAEINKVKSLLSDKIAQRKGTLELAEVNAKLAAETIDVTLPGRGQDVGGLHPITRTIERISAFFEGIGFDVAEGPEIEDDYHNFEALNIPAHHPARAMHDTFYVDDRHVLRTHTSPVQVRVMESSEPPLKLICPGRVYRCDSDLTHTPMFHQVEGLLISEDSSFADLKGMLESFLQAFFEKELAVRFRPSYFPFTEPSAEVDIQCVMCGGEGCRVCSHTGWIEILGCGMVHPSVFEFSNIDTERFTGFAFGLGVERLAMLRYGVNDLRLFFENDLQFLGQFR; this is translated from the coding sequence ATGGATAATCTAAGCGGCCTTGCCGCCGAGGCGGAACAAAAAATAGCCGCGGCCGACAGTGTCCAGATATTGGATCAGGTTCGAGTGGAGTACCTGGGTAAAAAGGGTGCGATTACCGAGCTGTTGAAGGGGCTCGGTGCCTTGTCTCCTGAAGCGCGCCCGGCTGCCGGGGCAGAGATCAACAAGGTGAAAAGCCTGTTGTCGGACAAGATTGCCCAGCGTAAAGGGACGCTGGAATTGGCTGAGGTTAATGCCAAACTGGCCGCCGAAACCATCGATGTGACGCTGCCGGGGCGTGGGCAAGACGTGGGGGGGCTGCACCCCATTACCCGCACCATTGAACGAATTTCAGCCTTCTTTGAGGGCATCGGGTTTGACGTTGCAGAAGGTCCTGAAATTGAGGATGACTACCACAATTTTGAGGCCCTCAATATTCCCGCACACCATCCTGCAAGAGCCATGCACGATACGTTTTACGTGGATGATCGCCACGTGCTGCGCACTCATACCTCGCCGGTCCAGGTTCGGGTCATGGAAAGCAGCGAGCCGCCATTGAAGCTGATTTGTCCCGGGCGTGTGTATCGCTGTGACTCGGATTTGACCCATACCCCTATGTTCCACCAGGTGGAGGGGTTGCTAATCTCCGAGGACAGCAGTTTTGCCGATCTGAAGGGCATGCTGGAGTCGTTTCTACAGGCCTTTTTTGAAAAAGAGTTGGCGGTGCGTTTTCGACCCTCCTACTTTCCCTTTACCGAGCCTTCGGCGGAAGTGGACATTCAGTGTGTGATGTGTGGCGGCGAGGGCTGCCGGGTTTGCTCCCACACCGGTTGGATTGAAATTCTCGGTTGCGGCATGGTGCATCCCAGTGTTTTCGAGTTCTCAAATATCGACACGGAACGCTTCACCGGGTTTGCGTTTGGCCTCGGGGTTGAGCGACTGGCGATGTTGCGCTACGGCGTTAATGACTTGCGCCTGTTCTTCGAGAACGATCTACAGTTTCTCGGTCAATTCCGTTAA
- the pheT gene encoding phenylalanine--tRNA ligase subunit beta: MKFSEQWLREWVELGVDTEDLAAQLTMAGLEVDAIEAVAGQFSGVVVAQIISAEPHPDAEKLQVCQVSDGAETLQIVCGAANARPGIKVPLAKIGAVLPGDFKIKKAKLRGVESFGMLCAEQELGLAEQSDGLFELPADAPVGECVRSYLDLNDSVIELGLTPNRADCLSIRGVAREAAVLNDMPFVDHGSASVPVTTDDIFPIDIQAWDDCPRYVGRVIRNVDVSQPSPLWLQQKLKRAGLRSIDAVVDVTNFVMLELGQPMHAFDLAKLDGGIVVRKASAGESLALLDGQTIELKEGSLVIADQSKPLALAGIMGGEASSVTDTTADLFLEAAFFAPAMIAGRARSYGLHTDSSHRFERGVDYQLPVRAMERATALITEICGGEVGPAVEVDGDTLPVPPRILLREQRIEKVLGMALLPKDVETILTGLGMAVERCEHGWQVVPPSWRFDIAIEVDLLEELARIYGYNKLPVRPVRSDLQIKAAPESRRPLTKVRQQLLSRGYQELITYSFIDPAVQAEFDDRSAVALRNPISSDMAVMRTSLMPGLIKAAQHNSKRQQSRLRFFESGLRFVAGESSTAQTPVLAGLITGRRHPENWSADGELVDFYDLKGDIESLLSHSGKPLSFSPAQNKGLHPGQCAEVLLDGDVVGVIGALHPSLQRKFDFANPVYLFEITVDAVAIQREISFRELSKFPEVRRDLSVLVDRQVPAQAVLDTVRGTAGAYLVNLKLFDIYQGKGIDPERKSLALGLTFRESSRTLNEEEVNQSVEAVVLRLKEAFGATLRN; this comes from the coding sequence ATGAAATTCAGTGAACAGTGGTTGCGGGAGTGGGTTGAGCTCGGTGTCGACACCGAAGACTTGGCCGCCCAGCTCACCATGGCGGGTCTTGAAGTGGATGCCATTGAGGCGGTCGCAGGGCAGTTTTCTGGCGTAGTCGTGGCCCAGATCATCTCTGCTGAACCGCATCCCGATGCCGAGAAATTGCAGGTGTGTCAGGTCAGCGATGGCGCAGAGACGCTGCAAATCGTGTGCGGTGCCGCCAATGCCCGCCCTGGCATCAAAGTGCCACTGGCCAAAATCGGCGCGGTTTTGCCTGGTGATTTTAAAATCAAAAAAGCGAAATTGCGGGGTGTGGAATCTTTCGGGATGCTCTGCGCTGAGCAGGAGTTGGGCCTGGCCGAGCAGTCCGATGGCTTGTTTGAGCTTCCTGCAGATGCCCCGGTCGGCGAGTGTGTGCGCAGCTACCTTGATTTGAATGACAGCGTGATTGAATTGGGTTTGACTCCCAATCGCGCCGACTGTCTGAGTATTCGCGGTGTCGCCCGGGAAGCTGCGGTGCTCAACGATATGCCCTTCGTCGATCACGGCAGCGCCAGTGTGCCGGTGACCACCGATGACATTTTCCCCATCGATATTCAGGCGTGGGACGATTGCCCGCGCTATGTGGGCCGGGTGATTCGCAATGTCGATGTCAGTCAGCCCAGCCCACTGTGGCTGCAGCAAAAGCTGAAAAGAGCAGGGCTGCGCAGCATCGATGCTGTGGTCGACGTGACCAACTTCGTGATGCTGGAGCTGGGCCAGCCCATGCACGCCTTTGATCTGGCCAAGCTAGACGGCGGCATTGTGGTTCGTAAGGCGTCGGCTGGCGAAAGCCTGGCCCTGCTGGATGGCCAGACCATCGAGTTAAAAGAAGGCAGCCTGGTGATTGCAGATCAGAGCAAACCCTTGGCGCTGGCGGGCATTATGGGCGGCGAGGCGTCGTCAGTGACCGATACTACGGCGGACCTGTTTTTGGAGGCGGCGTTCTTTGCACCGGCGATGATTGCTGGGCGGGCTCGGAGTTACGGGCTCCACACCGACTCGTCCCACCGCTTTGAGCGTGGCGTGGATTACCAGTTGCCCGTTCGTGCGATGGAGCGGGCAACTGCACTGATCACAGAAATCTGTGGCGGTGAAGTCGGCCCGGCGGTTGAAGTGGATGGCGATACGCTACCGGTGCCGCCACGTATCCTCCTGCGCGAGCAGCGTATCGAGAAAGTCTTGGGGATGGCGCTGCTGCCGAAGGATGTGGAGACCATTCTCACTGGGCTGGGGATGGCCGTGGAGCGCTGCGAGCATGGTTGGCAGGTTGTACCGCCAAGTTGGCGGTTTGATATTGCCATCGAAGTGGATCTGCTCGAGGAACTCGCGCGGATCTACGGCTATAACAAACTCCCGGTTCGTCCAGTGCGCAGCGATTTGCAAATCAAGGCGGCACCAGAGTCTCGACGGCCGCTGACTAAAGTGCGTCAGCAGCTGCTCAGCCGCGGTTATCAGGAATTGATTACCTACAGCTTTATTGACCCGGCGGTGCAAGCGGAATTCGATGATCGCTCGGCTGTGGCGTTGCGAAACCCTATCTCCAGCGACATGGCGGTGATGCGCACCTCGCTGATGCCGGGGTTGATTAAAGCTGCCCAACACAACAGCAAGCGCCAGCAAAGCCGACTGCGTTTCTTTGAAAGTGGTCTGCGCTTCGTTGCGGGCGAATCGAGCACTGCTCAAACTCCGGTACTGGCCGGTCTGATTACCGGTCGTCGTCACCCCGAGAATTGGAGCGCCGATGGCGAATTGGTCGATTTCTATGATTTGAAAGGAGACATAGAGAGCCTTTTGAGTCACAGCGGCAAGCCGCTGAGCTTTTCACCCGCCCAGAACAAAGGCCTGCATCCCGGTCAGTGTGCCGAGGTTTTGCTCGACGGTGATGTTGTTGGTGTCATTGGTGCACTCCATCCCTCGCTGCAGCGAAAATTTGACTTTGCAAACCCCGTCTATCTATTTGAAATAACAGTAGATGCAGTAGCCATCCAGCGTGAGATTTCCTTCCGGGAGCTGTCTAAATTCCCCGAGGTGCGCCGAGATCTTTCGGTTCTGGTTGATCGGCAGGTGCCCGCACAAGCCGTTTTGGATACCGTTCGCGGCACCGCGGGGGCTTACCTTGTCAACTTGAAGCTTTTTGATATTTACCAAGGTAAAGGCATTGATCCAGAACGAAAAAGCCTGGCGCTGGGCTTGACGTTCCGAGAATCATCGCGCACCCTTAACGAAGAAGAAGTCAATCAGAGTGTCGAAGCAGTGGTCCTTCGGTTGAAGGAGGCCTTCGGCGCCACGTTAAGGAACTAA
- the ihfA gene encoding integration host factor subunit alpha gives MTSLTKAEMAERLYEELGLNKREAKELVELFFEQIRHCLENNEQVKISGFGNFDLRDKSQRPGRNPKTGEEIPISARRVVTFRPGQKLKSRVEDYAGTKPQ, from the coding sequence ATGACGTCTCTGACCAAGGCCGAAATGGCTGAACGGCTGTACGAAGAACTTGGTTTGAATAAACGAGAGGCAAAGGAGCTGGTCGAATTGTTTTTCGAGCAGATTCGCCACTGTTTGGAAAATAACGAACAAGTTAAAATATCCGGGTTTGGCAATTTTGATCTTAGGGACAAGAGCCAACGCCCGGGCCGCAACCCCAAAACCGGTGAAGAGATACCCATCTCTGCCCGCCGCGTGGTGACCTTCCGGCCCGGCCAAAAGTTGAAATCCAGAGTAGAGGACTATGCTGGAACCAAGCCACAATGA
- a CDS encoding MerR family transcriptional regulator, which produces MLEPSHNDELPPIPGKRYFTIGEVSELCCVKPHVLRYWEQEFPQLAPVKRRGNRRYYQHQDVLMIRQIRSLLYEQGYTIGGARQRMSGDTAKDEALQTRLVIKQMLGELEELLKFLKR; this is translated from the coding sequence ATGCTGGAACCAAGCCACAATGATGAACTGCCCCCCATCCCGGGCAAGCGGTATTTTACGATCGGCGAAGTCAGCGAACTCTGCTGTGTAAAACCCCATGTCCTGAGATATTGGGAACAAGAGTTCCCCCAACTTGCGCCGGTTAAGCGCCGGGGTAATCGCCGTTACTATCAGCATCAGGATGTGCTGATGATTCGCCAGATTCGCAGCCTCCTCTATGAGCAGGGCTACACCATTGGTGGAGCCCGTCAAAGAATGTCCGGTGACACGGCGAAAGACGAGGCTTTGCAGACCCGTTTGGTCATCAAGCAGATGCTCGGTGAATTGGAAGAATTGCTAAAGTTTTTAAAAAGATAG
- a CDS encoding Lrp/AsnC family transcriptional regulator, translating into MTEQLSRQDIKILGILQHDASKTSTEIADIVGMSQSPCWRRIHRVESEGFVQKRVAILNRQKLGMDVVAFTTINLTTAGRQNLLEFEAAVRNFDEVVECYTMTGTWDYMLKIIVRDIRSYENFVRDRLLLLPMIGEIHSHIAVTEIKNSTELPLHTQL; encoded by the coding sequence ATGACCGAGCAACTTAGCCGGCAGGACATTAAAATCCTCGGTATCCTGCAGCACGACGCCAGCAAAACATCTACGGAAATTGCCGATATCGTCGGCATGTCCCAATCTCCCTGCTGGCGACGCATTCACCGCGTCGAATCAGAGGGCTTCGTGCAAAAGCGCGTCGCCATCCTCAACCGGCAAAAACTCGGGATGGATGTGGTCGCCTTCACCACCATCAATCTGACGACGGCAGGCCGACAAAATCTGCTGGAGTTCGAGGCCGCCGTCAGGAATTTCGATGAAGTGGTCGAGTGCTACACCATGACCGGCACTTGGGATTACATGCTCAAAATTATTGTCAGGGATATTCGCAGCTATGAAAATTTCGTGCGAGATCGTCTATTGTTGCTGCCAATGATCGGCGAAATTCACTCCCACATTGCCGTCACCGAGATAAAAAACAGCACAGAGCTTCCCTTACACACCCAGCTTTAA
- a CDS encoding OmpA family protein, protein MLPALLGESVGLSLNTGVLDISLLADQPESQGLLSVDLLSGDGLLSVGVSGQDILLLGAPSQGMSVGMDTLAPLVDLIDTDQAAVIEFLEDTALSGDLEPTVLTVSLPGVNISNEPETKTVDNRGDQLSSANSGSGVFGNRLKMAGACRDRDRDSVCDELDQCPDSPPNAVVLPSGCHFDPSKPLELKGVQFAVDTALLTEASTEILVQVVKILAKLDGQLVEVAGHTDDTGTEGYNFRLSRERAEAVRAFLVSRGISADRLVAKGYGESQPKVSVEGLSGAALETARSQNRRVELRMIKSGLNR, encoded by the coding sequence ATGCTCCCAGCTTTGCTTGGCGAATCGGTGGGATTGAGTCTGAACACCGGTGTGCTCGATATTTCGCTGCTGGCGGACCAGCCGGAGAGCCAGGGGTTGCTCTCGGTAGATCTATTGAGTGGCGATGGTCTGCTGAGCGTTGGTGTTAGTGGTCAGGATATTCTTCTGCTGGGGGCACCGAGCCAGGGGATGTCTGTGGGTATGGATACGCTGGCACCCTTGGTCGACCTGATTGATACCGATCAGGCGGCAGTCATCGAGTTTCTTGAAGATACCGCCCTGTCAGGCGATCTCGAGCCGACGGTGCTCACCGTTTCGCTTCCGGGGGTCAATATCAGCAATGAGCCCGAAACGAAAACGGTCGATAATCGGGGAGATCAGCTCAGCAGTGCCAATAGCGGCAGCGGTGTTTTTGGCAACCGGCTGAAGATGGCGGGTGCTTGCCGGGATCGTGACCGGGACAGTGTTTGTGATGAACTAGATCAATGTCCAGACTCACCCCCCAACGCAGTTGTGTTACCCTCCGGCTGTCATTTTGACCCTTCTAAGCCGCTGGAGCTCAAAGGTGTTCAGTTCGCAGTTGATACCGCCTTGCTTACCGAGGCCTCGACCGAGATTTTGGTTCAGGTGGTGAAAATCCTGGCGAAGCTCGATGGCCAGTTGGTCGAAGTCGCCGGCCACACCGATGATACCGGCACCGAAGGCTACAACTTCCGCCTCTCCAGAGAGCGGGCAGAGGCGGTGAGGGCATTTCTGGTTAGCCGGGGCATTTCTGCAGATCGACTCGTGGCCAAAGGCTACGGTGAGTCTCAGCCCAAGGTCAGTGTTGAGGGGCTCTCTGGCGCGGCGCTTGAAACTGCCCGGTCACAGAATCGGCGGGTGGAGTTACGAATGATAAAATCGGGCCTAAACCGATAA